A window of the Balaenoptera acutorostrata chromosome 13, mBalAcu1.1, whole genome shotgun sequence genome harbors these coding sequences:
- the ZNF521 gene encoding zinc finger protein 521 isoform X3: protein MSRRKQAKPRSLKDPNCELEDKTEDGEAGDCKKRPEDGEELEDEAVHSCDSCFQVFESLSDITEHKINRCQLTDGVDVEDDPTCSWPASSPSSKDQTSPSHGEGCDFGEEEGGPGLPYPCQFCDKSFSRLSYLKHHEQSHSDKLPFKCTYCSRLFKHKRSRDRHIKLHTGDKKYHCSECDAAFSRSDHLKIHLKTHTSNKPYKCAICRRGFLSSSSLHGHMQVHERNKDGPQGGSRMEDWKMKDTQKCSQCEEGFDFPEDLQKHIAECHPECSPNEDRAALQCVYCHELFVEEASLMNHMEQMHGGEKKNSCSICSESFHTVEELYSHMDGHQQPESCNPSNSPSLVTVGYTSVSSTTPDSNLSVDSSTMVEAAPPIPKSRGRKRASQQTPDMTVPSSKQAKVTYSCIYCNKQLFSSLAVLQIHLKTMHLDKPEQAHICQYCLEVLPSLYNLNEHLKQVHEAQDPGLIVSAMPAIVYQCNFCSEVVNDLNTLQEHIRCSHGFANPVAKDSNAFFCPHCYMGFLTDSSLEEHIRQVHCDLSGSRFGSPVLGTPKEPVVEVYSCSYCTNSPIFNSVLKLNKHIKENHKNIPLALNYIHNGKKSRALSPLSPVAIEQTSLKMMQAVGGAPARPAGEYICNQCGAKYTSLDGFQTHLKTHLDTVLPKLTCPQCNKEFPNQESLLKHVTIHFMITSTYYICESCDKQFTSVDDLQKHLLDMHTFVFFRCTLCQEVFDSKVSIQLHLAVKHSNEKKVYRCTSCNWDFRNETDLQLHVKHNHLENQGKVHKCIFCGESFGTEVELQCHITTHSKKYNCKFCSKAFHAIILLEKHLREKHCVFDAKTPNCGANGASEQVQKEEVELQTLLTNSQESHNSHDGSEEDVDTSEPMYGCDICGAAYTMETLLQNHQLRDHNIRPGESAIVKKKAELIKGNYKCNVCSRTFFSENGLREHMQTHLGPVKHYMCPICGERFPSLLTLTEHKVTHSKSLDTGNCRICKMPLQSEEEFLEHCQMHPDLRNSLTGFRCVVCMQTVTSTLELKIHGTFHMQKTGNGSAVQTTGRGQHVPKLYKCASCLKEFRSKQDLVKLDINGLPYGLCAGCVNLSKSGSPGISNPPGTSRPGLGQNENLSAMEGKGKAGALKTRCSSCNVKFESENELQNHIQTVHRELLPDGNSTQLKTPQVSPMPRISPSQSDEKKTYQCIKCQMVFYNEWDIQVHVANHMIGEVPPRKRGSTLLHRK from the coding sequence ATGGAGTGGATGTGGAAGATGACCCCACTTGCTCCTGGCCAGCTTCCTCACCTTCGAGCAAGGACCAGACTTCCCCCAGCCACGGAGAAGGTTGCGATTTTGGAGAGGAAGAAGGTGGCCCTGGACTCCCTTATCCATGCCAGTTCTGTGACAAGTCGTTCAGCCGTCTCAGCTACCTAAAGCACCATGAGCAGAGTCACAGTGACAAGCTGCCTTTCAAATGCACTTACTGCAGTAGGCTGTTCAAACACAAGCGGAGCCGAGATCGCCACATCAAGCTCCACACCGGAGACAAGAAGTACCACTGCAGCGAATGCGATGCCGCGTTCTCCAGAAGTGATCACCTGAAGATCCACTTGAAGACTCACACGTCCAACAAGCCATATAAATGTGCCATTTGTCGCCGTGGGTTCCTGTCCTCGAGCTCCTTACACGGACACATGCAGGTTCACGAAAGGAACAAGGACGGCCCCCAGGGCGGCTCCAGGATGGAAGACTGGAAGATGAAGGACACGCAGAAGTGCAGTCAGTGCGAGGAAGGCTTTGACTTCCCGGAGGACCTCCAGAAGCACATCGCAGAGTGCCACCCCGAGTGCTCCCCCAACGAGGACCGGGCGGCCCTCCAGTGCGTCTACTGCCACGAGCTCTTCGTGGAGGAGGCCTCCCTGATGAACCACATGGAGCAGATGCACGGCGGGGAGAAGAAGAACTCCTGCAGCATCTGCTCCGAGAGCTTTCACACTGTCGAGGAACTGTACAGCCACATGGACGGTCACCAGCAACCAGAGTCCTGCAACCCCAGCAACAGCCCTTCTCTGGTCACGGTGGGCTACACCTCCGTGTCCAGCACGACTCCGGACTCCAACCTCTCAGTGGACAGCTCAACCATGGTGGAGGCCGCCCCGCCCATCCCCAAGAGTCGAGGGAGGAAGCGGGCCTCTCAGCAAACCCCGGACATGACCGTCCCCTCGAGTAAACAGGCAAAAGTCACCTACAGCTGTATTTACTGCAACAAGCAGTTGTTTTCGAGTCTGGCGGTTCTGCAGATTCACCTGAAGACTATGCATTTAGATAAGCCAGAGCAGGCCCACATTTGTCAGTATTGCTTGGAGGTGTTGCCCTCCCTCTATAACCTCAATGAACATCTTAAGCAAGTGCACGAAGCTCAGGACCCAGGTCTGATCGTGTCTGCCATGCCCGCCATAGTCTACCAGTGCAACTTCTGCTCCGAAGTTGTCAACGACCTCAACACCCTTCAGGAACACATCAGATGTTCTCACGGATTCGCCAACCCTGTGGCTAAGGACAGCAACGCTTTTTTCTGTCCCCATTGCTACATGGGGTTCCTCACTGACTCTTCCCTCGAAGAGCATATAAGGCAGGTCCACTGCGACCTCAGTGGCTCCCGATTTGGGTCTCCAGTGCTCGGGACTCCAAAAGAACCAGTCGTAGAAGTCTATTCTTGTTCCTATTGTACAAATTCTCCAATATTCAACAGCGTTCTTAAACTGAACAAGCACATCAAAGAGAATCATAAAAACATTCCCTTGGCCCTGAATTATATTCACAACGGGAAGAAATCCAGGGCCTTGAGCCCCCTCTCTCCTGTGGCCATAGAGCAGACATCTCTTAAGATGATGCAGGCGGTCGGAGGTGCGCCCGCGCGGCCGGCGGGAGAGTATATCTGTAATCAGTGTGGTGCTAAGTACACGTCCCTGGACGGCTTTCAGACTCACCTGAAAACTCATCTCGACACCGTGCTTCCGAAACTGACCTGTCCTCAGTGCAACAAGGAGTTCCCCAACCAAGAATCCCTGCTGAAGCACGTCACCATTCATTTTATGATCACCTCCACGTACTACATCTGTGAGAGTTGTGACAAGCAGTTCACGTCGGTGGACGACCTTCAGAAACACCTGCTGGACATGCACACCTTCGTCTTCTTCCGCTGCACCCTCTGTCAAGAAGTTTTCGACTCGAAGGTCTCCATTCAGCTCCACTTGGCCGTGAAGCACAGTAACGAGAAGAAAGTCTACCGCTGCACGTCCTGCAACTGGGACTTCCGCAACGAGACAGACCTGCAGCTGCACGTGAAGCACAACCACCTGGAGAACCAGGGCAAGGTGCACAAGTGCATCTTCTGTGGCGAGTCCTTCGGCACCGAGGTGGAGCTGCAGTGCCACATCACCACCCACAGCAAGAAGTACAACTGCAAGTTCTGCAGCAAAGCCTTCCACGCCATCATCCTGCTGGAGAAGCACCTGCGGGAGAAGCACTGCGTGTTCGACGCCAAGACGCCCAACTGCGGCGCCAACGGGGCCTCGGAGCAGGTACAGAAGGAGGAGGTGGAGCTGCAGACCCTGCTGACCAACAGCCAGGAGTCCCACAACAGTCACGACGGGAGTGAGGAGGACGTGGACACCTCGGAGCCCATGTACGGCTGCGACATCTGCGGGGCGGCCTACACCATGGAGACCCTGCTGCAGAACCACCAGCTGCGGGACCACAACATCCGGCCCGGGGAGAGCGCCATCGTGAAGAAGAAAGCCGAGCTCATCAAAGGCAACTACAAGTGCAACGTGTGCTCTCGAACCTTCTTCTCGGAAAACGGCCTCCGGGAACACATGCAGACCCACCTGGGCCCCGTCAAACACTACATGTGCCCCATCTGTGGGGAGcgcttcccctccctcttgactCTGACCGAACACAAAGTCACGCACAGTAAGAGCCTCGATACCGGAAACTGCCGCATCTGCAAGATGCCGCTCCAGAGCGAAGAGGAGTTTCTAGAGCATTGCCAAATGCACCCCGACCTGAGGAATTCCCTGACGGGATTTCGCTGTGTGGTCTGCATGCAGACGGTGACCTCAACCTTAGAACTCAAAATCCACGGGACGTTCCACATGCAAAAGACGGGCAACGGGTCTGCGGTCCAGACCACGGGGCGTGGCCAGCATGTCCCCAAACTGTACAAGTGCGCGTCCTGCCTCAAGGAATTCCGTTCCAAGCAAGATCTGGTGAAACTTGACATCAACGGCCTGCCGTATGGTCTGTGTGCCGGCTGCGTGAATCTCAGTAAGAGCGGCAGCCCGGGCATCAGCAACCCTCCCGGCACGAGTCGACCAGGCCTGGGCCAGAATGAGAACCTGAGTGCCATGGAGGGTAAGGGCAAGGCCGGGGCGCTGAAGACGCGCTGTTCCAGCTGCAACGTTAAGTTTGAGTCTGAAAATGAACTCCAGAACCACATCCAAACGGTCCACCGAGAGTTGTTGCCAGACGGCAACAGCACACAGTTGAAAACGCCGCAAGTATCGCCCATGCCCAGAATCAGCCCCTCCCAGTCGGATGAG